The Syngnathoides biaculeatus isolate LvHL_M chromosome 6, ASM1980259v1, whole genome shotgun sequence genome has a window encoding:
- the LOC133501857 gene encoding uncharacterized protein LOC133501857: MAQARVKTRVYWEIKFPDIPHCTRRRRAWYDTLLGGMGTLYGVANAADNEVTRTMLSNTGQHASEAIHQVGVWLPKAMIGQLENTGVWKKAFTWELKLWNETYDALKNLSHMGNWTTCALQMIHAEAQKKRFQRIMTTGNYHEWRRVWNICSKLWLQLHSERTKCNSTYCAGYWTQYNVSTVKTICKYQVLPMITTTGFWFLHLDGEWMDVGTNTTYKMKMCDETDRGMACILQQGHSNPCLTDSEAVLCDWTREPRREMLWQIGPHALCVATMQNNSQVPSVPFVGCLYNVHLWHWGNQTYRLTNYSVQWDVLKNPWNLSLERFKCALEQHPLKFRKLYSHIRLTSLSSWCPH, translated from the coding sequence atggcacaagccagggttaaaacccgagtgtactgggaaataaaattccccGATATACCACACTGTACACGAAGACGTAGAGCTTGGTATGATACACTCTTAGGAGGAATGGGAACACTGTATGGTGTAGCTAATGCTGCAGATAATGAAGTAACCAGAACAATGTTATCTAACACAGGGCAACATGCATCAGAGGCTATACATCAAGTAGGGGTATGGCTTCCAAAAGCTATGATAGGGCAATTGGAAAACACAGGTGTTTGGAAAAAGGCATTTACGTGGGAGttaaaattatggaatgaaacatATGATGCGTTAAAGAATCTATCACATATGGGTAATTGGACAACCTGTGCATTGCAAATGATACATGCGGAAGCTCAAAAAAAGCGATTCCAGAGAATAATGACAACGGGAAATTATCACGAATGGAGACGGGTTTGGAATATTTGTAGCAAACTTTGGTTACAGTTACACTCGGAAcgaacaaaatgcaacagtacATATTGTGCTGGGTATTGGACTCAGTACAATGTGTCTACTGTTAAAACGATATGCAAGTATCAAGTATTACCGATGATTACTACTACAGGATTTTGGTTTCTACATCTGGATggagagtggatggatgtgggaacAAATACGACTTataagatgaaaatgtgtgacgaaaCAGACAGAGGAATGGCGTGTATATTACAACAGGGACACAGCAATCCATGTttaaccgactcagaggctgtactttgtgattggactaggGAGCCACGAAGGGAGATGTTGTGGCAAATCGGACCACATGCTCTATGTgtggcaacaatgcaaaataattcacaagtacCATCGGTTCCTTTCGTTGGTTGCTTATATAATGTGCACCTATGGCATTGGGGAAACCAGACGTATCGTTTGACGAATTACTCTGTACAATGGGATGTACTAAAGAATCCCTGgaacctctcactggagcgtttcAAATGCGCATTAGAACAACATCCActgaagttcagaaaattatacagtcACATACGTCTAACATCTCTAAGCTCATGGTGTCCACATTAG